From Apium graveolens cultivar Ventura chromosome 9, ASM990537v1, whole genome shotgun sequence, the proteins below share one genomic window:
- the LOC141683454 gene encoding non-canonical heme oxygenase HOZ, chloroplastic-like isoform X3, which translates to MEATAISTAASLFKVSNLTDKHSFAAPPIKSVLFTASSFPEAASVNCSFTCFTNNVTSASRVFAIAGDGGGTNEDESDELQGLSPNGTGLAPQNIVSAPQGKSDRNYFENDIERRSDIVTPAVAYGSGTGGNSRAGLFRTPISGGVQSATSAHGLPRPALAVRNLMEQARFAHLCTVMSRMHHRREGYPFGSLVDFAPDLMGHPIFSFSPLAIHTRNLLADPRCTLVVQIPGWSGLSNARVTIFGDVFPLPEDQQEWAHKQYIAKHHQGPSQQWGNFYYFRMQNISDIYFIGGFGTVAWVDVNEYETLRPDKIAVDGGEQNLKELNALFSKPLKELLSLENEVDDVALISIDSKGTDIRVRQGAQFNIQRIPFEDGHAVETLEEAKAALWQLINRGRVHNLQK; encoded by the exons ATGGAAGCTACTGCTATTTCAACTGCAGCCTCTTTGTTTAAAGTATCCAACTTAACAGATAAACACTCATTTGCAGCTCCTCCGATTAAATCGGTGCTTTTCACTGCATCTTCATTCCCTGAAGCTGCTTCTGTTAATTGTAGCTTCACCTGTTTCACTAATAATGTTACTTCGGCGTCTCGAGTTTTCGCGATAGCTGGTGATGGCGGTGGAACAAATGAAGATGAAAGTGATGAATTACAAGGGTTAAGTCCTAATGGAACTGGATTGGCTCCTCAAAACATTGTTTCCGCCCCACAG GGCAAGTCAGATCGCAACTACTTTGAAAATGATATAGAGAGGAGATCAGATATTGTGACACCTGCAGTGGCATATGGAAGCGGAACTGGGGGAAACTCAAGGGCTGGACTCTTTAGAACTCCAATATCTGGGGGAGTGCAGAGTGCAACTTCAGCTCATGGTCTACCTAGACCAGCCTTAGCAGTTCGCAATTTGATGGAACAG GCTAGGTTTGCTCACCTCTGCACTGTGATGTCTCGAATGCATCATCGGCGAGAAGGATACCCATTTGGTTCTCTAGTTGATTTTGCACCTGATTTAATGGGAC ATCCAATATTTTCATTCTCACCATTAGCTATACACACAAGAAACTTATTAGCTGACCCAAGGTGCACACTGGTGGTTCAG ATACCTGGATGGAGTGGGTTATCGAATGCAAGGGTCACTATTTTCGGTGATGTGTTTCCACTTCCAGAAGATCAACAG GAATGGGCTCATAAGCAATACATAGCCAAACATCACCAGGGACCTTCTCAACAGTGGGGAAACTTTTACTACTTCCGGATGCAGAATATAAG CGATATATATTTTATTGGAGGATTTGGCACTGTTGCTTGGGTTGATGTCAATGAATATGAAACTCTTCGACCTGATAAGATTGCAGTTGATGGAGGGGAGCAAAATTTGAAG GAACTCAATGCATTATTTTCGAAGCCCTTAAAAGAACTTTTATCTTTGGAAAACGAGGTTGATGATGTCGCTCTCATCTCAATAGACAGCAAGGGAACAGATATTCGTGTCCGGCAAGGCGCTCAG TTCAACATACAGAGGATACCATTTGAAGATGGGCATGCAGTTGAAACACTCGAAGAAGCCAAGGCCGCACTCTGGCAACTTATAAACAGAGGTCGAGTTCACAATTTGCAGAAATAG
- the LOC141683454 gene encoding non-canonical heme oxygenase HOZ, chloroplastic-like isoform X2 gives MEATAISTAASLFKVSNLTDKHSFAAPPIKSVLFTASSFPEAASVNCSFTCFTNNVTSASRVFAIAGDGGGTNEDESDELQGLSPNGTGLAPQNIVSAPQGFSSDHLSYLLKGKSDRNYFENDIERRSDIVTPAVAYGSGTGGNSRAGLFRTPISGGVQSATSAHGLPRPALAVRNLMEQARFAHLCTVMSRMHHRREGYPFGSLVDFAPDLMGHPIFSFSPLAIHTRNLLADPRCTLVVQIPGWSGLSNARVTIFGDVFPLPEDQQEWAHKQYIAKHHQGPSQQWGNFYYFRMQNISDIYFIGGFGTVAWVDVNEYETLRPDKIAVDGGEQNLKELNALFSKPLKELLSLENEVDDVALISIDSKGTDIRVRQGAQFNIQRIPFEDGHAVETLEEAKAALWQLINRGRVHNLQK, from the exons ATGGAAGCTACTGCTATTTCAACTGCAGCCTCTTTGTTTAAAGTATCCAACTTAACAGATAAACACTCATTTGCAGCTCCTCCGATTAAATCGGTGCTTTTCACTGCATCTTCATTCCCTGAAGCTGCTTCTGTTAATTGTAGCTTCACCTGTTTCACTAATAATGTTACTTCGGCGTCTCGAGTTTTCGCGATAGCTGGTGATGGCGGTGGAACAAATGAAGATGAAAGTGATGAATTACAAGGGTTAAGTCCTAATGGAACTGGATTGGCTCCTCAAAACATTGTTTCCGCCCCACAG GGTTTTTCTTCTGACCATCTGTCTTATCTTCTGAAGGGCAAGTCAGATCGCAACTACTTTGAAAATGATATAGAGAGGAGATCAGATATTGTGACACCTGCAGTGGCATATGGAAGCGGAACTGGGGGAAACTCAAGGGCTGGACTCTTTAGAACTCCAATATCTGGGGGAGTGCAGAGTGCAACTTCAGCTCATGGTCTACCTAGACCAGCCTTAGCAGTTCGCAATTTGATGGAACAG GCTAGGTTTGCTCACCTCTGCACTGTGATGTCTCGAATGCATCATCGGCGAGAAGGATACCCATTTGGTTCTCTAGTTGATTTTGCACCTGATTTAATGGGAC ATCCAATATTTTCATTCTCACCATTAGCTATACACACAAGAAACTTATTAGCTGACCCAAGGTGCACACTGGTGGTTCAG ATACCTGGATGGAGTGGGTTATCGAATGCAAGGGTCACTATTTTCGGTGATGTGTTTCCACTTCCAGAAGATCAACAG GAATGGGCTCATAAGCAATACATAGCCAAACATCACCAGGGACCTTCTCAACAGTGGGGAAACTTTTACTACTTCCGGATGCAGAATATAAG CGATATATATTTTATTGGAGGATTTGGCACTGTTGCTTGGGTTGATGTCAATGAATATGAAACTCTTCGACCTGATAAGATTGCAGTTGATGGAGGGGAGCAAAATTTGAAG GAACTCAATGCATTATTTTCGAAGCCCTTAAAAGAACTTTTATCTTTGGAAAACGAGGTTGATGATGTCGCTCTCATCTCAATAGACAGCAAGGGAACAGATATTCGTGTCCGGCAAGGCGCTCAG TTCAACATACAGAGGATACCATTTGAAGATGGGCATGCAGTTGAAACACTCGAAGAAGCCAAGGCCGCACTCTGGCAACTTATAAACAGAGGTCGAGTTCACAATTTGCAGAAATAG
- the LOC141683454 gene encoding non-canonical heme oxygenase HOZ, chloroplastic-like isoform X1, whose translation MEATAISTAASLFKVSNLTDKHSFAAPPIKSVLFTASSFPEAASVNCSFTCFTNNVTSASRVFAIAGDGGGTNEDESDELQGLSPNGTGLAPQNIVSAPQFMIKIIKWLLQGFSSDHLSYLLKGKSDRNYFENDIERRSDIVTPAVAYGSGTGGNSRAGLFRTPISGGVQSATSAHGLPRPALAVRNLMEQARFAHLCTVMSRMHHRREGYPFGSLVDFAPDLMGHPIFSFSPLAIHTRNLLADPRCTLVVQIPGWSGLSNARVTIFGDVFPLPEDQQEWAHKQYIAKHHQGPSQQWGNFYYFRMQNISDIYFIGGFGTVAWVDVNEYETLRPDKIAVDGGEQNLKELNALFSKPLKELLSLENEVDDVALISIDSKGTDIRVRQGAQFNIQRIPFEDGHAVETLEEAKAALWQLINRGRVHNLQK comes from the exons ATGGAAGCTACTGCTATTTCAACTGCAGCCTCTTTGTTTAAAGTATCCAACTTAACAGATAAACACTCATTTGCAGCTCCTCCGATTAAATCGGTGCTTTTCACTGCATCTTCATTCCCTGAAGCTGCTTCTGTTAATTGTAGCTTCACCTGTTTCACTAATAATGTTACTTCGGCGTCTCGAGTTTTCGCGATAGCTGGTGATGGCGGTGGAACAAATGAAGATGAAAGTGATGAATTACAAGGGTTAAGTCCTAATGGAACTGGATTGGCTCCTCAAAACATTGTTTCCGCCCCACAG TTTATGATTAAAATCATCAAATGGCTACTTCAGGGTTTTTCTTCTGACCATCTGTCTTATCTTCTGAAGGGCAAGTCAGATCGCAACTACTTTGAAAATGATATAGAGAGGAGATCAGATATTGTGACACCTGCAGTGGCATATGGAAGCGGAACTGGGGGAAACTCAAGGGCTGGACTCTTTAGAACTCCAATATCTGGGGGAGTGCAGAGTGCAACTTCAGCTCATGGTCTACCTAGACCAGCCTTAGCAGTTCGCAATTTGATGGAACAG GCTAGGTTTGCTCACCTCTGCACTGTGATGTCTCGAATGCATCATCGGCGAGAAGGATACCCATTTGGTTCTCTAGTTGATTTTGCACCTGATTTAATGGGAC ATCCAATATTTTCATTCTCACCATTAGCTATACACACAAGAAACTTATTAGCTGACCCAAGGTGCACACTGGTGGTTCAG ATACCTGGATGGAGTGGGTTATCGAATGCAAGGGTCACTATTTTCGGTGATGTGTTTCCACTTCCAGAAGATCAACAG GAATGGGCTCATAAGCAATACATAGCCAAACATCACCAGGGACCTTCTCAACAGTGGGGAAACTTTTACTACTTCCGGATGCAGAATATAAG CGATATATATTTTATTGGAGGATTTGGCACTGTTGCTTGGGTTGATGTCAATGAATATGAAACTCTTCGACCTGATAAGATTGCAGTTGATGGAGGGGAGCAAAATTTGAAG GAACTCAATGCATTATTTTCGAAGCCCTTAAAAGAACTTTTATCTTTGGAAAACGAGGTTGATGATGTCGCTCTCATCTCAATAGACAGCAAGGGAACAGATATTCGTGTCCGGCAAGGCGCTCAG TTCAACATACAGAGGATACCATTTGAAGATGGGCATGCAGTTGAAACACTCGAAGAAGCCAAGGCCGCACTCTGGCAACTTATAAACAGAGGTCGAGTTCACAATTTGCAGAAATAG